The Comamonas endophytica sequence CGGCAGCGATGTGCCGCGCATCGTCTTCACCAAGGGCGGCGGCATCTGGCTGCCCGAGATGAAGGAGCTGGATTGCGAGGTGCTGGGGCTGGACTGGACGGCCAACCTGGGCAAGGCGCGCGCCATCGTCGGCGGCGAGGCGGGCGGTGCGGGCAAGGCGCTGCAGGGCAACATCGACCCGAACGTGCTGTTTGCCGCGCCTGAACAAGTGGCTGCACAGGCCCGCTCGGTGCTCGACAGCTTCGGCGCGCCGCACACCGACCGCACGACGACCGGCCCCACGCATATCTTCAATCTGGGGCATGGCATCAGCCAGTTCACGCCGCCCGAAAATGTGGCGGCGCTGGTCGAAACGGTGCACAGCCACTCGCGCGCTCTGCGCCAGCGCTGAGCGCCTGGGGCCCGGGGACGGTCTTTCCATGCCTTGCGCCCCCACCAATACCGCCTGGATGCCGGTGAGCAAGCGCCCACCTTGCACACACGTAGTTATGCACAGCAACGGGGCAGGCCGGCATGCACACTTGCAGTGCGCGATGGCCTGCAGACCCTGCTCCCGCGCTTCAAGAGAAAATCGCAAGTCGTTGATTCAAAAGGAAATTCCCGTTTACTGCAAGGATCTGCCTAGCGACACAAGCCAGGCGAGTCAACCATGTTGCGGCTGTGCCCACATCCTTTGTGCACAAAGTTATCCACAGAATTGCCGGAAATCGGCAAATAGAGCCGCAAATCAAGGACTTGCAGTGGATTTCTCAGGCTTTTACCGCCGAACCCAGGGTTTGCGGAACAAAAATGGCCGGGGCCAGGCGCTTGACAGCCAGGCCGATTCCGACTTATGCACATGGGTCGGCGTGGTCACGGGAGGCATGAGCGAGGGCGAAAACACTGCCAGAATCCTGGCGGCCCGTCTGTAAGCCATTGATTTATAAAGACTGAACTGGAGGGCCCGGCTGAGGAAAAAACAACGTTTGCCTTGCCAAAAGCTTTCGCCTCGGCACAAGCCCTGACAATTCCCACAAAGTTATCCACAGAAAACCCGAAATTCCGCGAATCTCCGGGTTTCCCCGCTTCACCGACCTCTGTCCGCCGCGCCATGACCGCCCTGTTCCCCGTCCAGATTGCCCTGCAGATGCCAGCCCACAGCGCGGTGGGCCACCTGCTGACCTATGCGGCCGGCGCGCGCCTGGCACCGGGTACGCTGGTGCGTGTGCCGTTGGGCCGGCGCGAGGTGCTGGGCGTGGTCTGGGACGACAACGATTCCTGCGGCACTGCGCCTGGCGAAGCGCCGGCGCAGGCCCTGCCCGAGGGCACGCAGCTGCGGGCCGTGAGCGCGGTGCTCGATGGCATTGCCCCGCTGCCCGATGCTTGGCGCCGGCTGGTGGCCTTTGCCGCGCGCTACTACCAGCGCAGCTGCGGCGAGATCGCCATGGCGGCGCTGCCGCCGCAGCTGCGCGAGCTCACGCCCGAGCAGCTGGCGCGCCGCCTCAAGCCGTCCAAGGCGGCTGCGCCGGCAGCTGCCGCGGCGGGCGCCGCGGCGCCGCTGGTGGCGTTGAGCGCCGAGCAGGAGGCGGTGGTGGCGCAGATTGCAGCCGGCAGCGCAGACCGCCGGCCATTCCTGCTCTACGGCAGCACCGGCAGCGGCAAGACCGAGGTCTATCTGCGCTGCGTGCAGGCGGCGCTCGATGCCGACCCGCAGGCCCAGGCGCTGGTGATGGTGCCCGAGATCAACCTGACGCCGCAGCTGGAATCGCGCTTCGTCGAGCGCTTCGCGCCGCAGTACGGCGCGGCGGCCGTGGTCAGCATGCACAGCGGCATGACCGGCCCGCAGCGCCTCAGGAGCTGGCTGGCGGCGCACACCGGCCAGGCGCGGATCGTGCTGGGCACGCGCATGTCGGTGTTCGCCAGTTTGCCAGGCCTCAAGGTGATCGTGGTCGACGAGGAGCACGACGCCAGCTACAAGCAGCAGGAAGGCGCGCGCTACTCGGCGCGCGACCTGGCGATCTGGCGCGCGCGCGCCCATGGCGCGCAGATCATCCTGGGCAGCGCCACCCCTTCGCTGGAGAGCTGGCATGCCAGCCGCCCGGCCACGCCGCAGGACCCGGGCGGGCGCTACCTGCGGCTGCACATGCCCAGCCGCATCGGCTCTGCCGCCCTGCCCCGGGTGCGGCTGGTCGACATGACCCAGCAGCCCAAACGCGCGGTGTTCTCGCCGCCGCTGCTCGCCGCCATCACCGAGCGCGTGCAGCGCGGCGAGCAGAGCCTGGTGCTGCTCAACCGCCGCGGCTTCGCGCCCGTGCTCTACTGCGCCGACTGCGAATGGAAAAGCGACTGCCCGCACTGCAGCGCGCACCAGGTGTTCCACAAGAACGACCGCACGCTGCGCTGCCACCACTGCGGCTTCACGCAGCGCGTGCCCCCGGCCTGTCCCAGCTGCGGCAACCCCGACATCCTGCCGCTGGGCAAGGGCACCGAGCAGCTCGAGGAGGAGCTGGTGCGTCTGCTGCGCAATGTGCAGCGCCCCGACCATGCGCCGGCGCGCGTGGCGCGCATCGATGCCGACACCACCAAGACCAAGGGTTCGCTCGAAGCCCAGCTGGCGCAGATGCATTCCGGCGACATCGACGTGCTGGTCGGCACGCAGATGGTCGCCAAGGGCCATGACTTCCGGCGCATCACGCTGGTCGCGGCCGTGCAGCCCGACAACGCGCTGTTTTCCAACGACTACCGCGCGGCCGAGCGGCTGTTCTGCCTGCTGATGCAGGCCGCGGGCCGGGCCGGGCGCGATGCCGGCTACCTGCAGGCCCAGGGCAGCCGCGCCGAGATGTGGATCCAGACGCGCGACCCGCAGCATGCGGTGTTCACCGCGCTGCGCAGCCATGACTATCCCAGCTTCGCCGCGCAGCAGCTGCGCGAGCGCGAGGACGCAGGCATGCCGCCCTTCGCCTACCAGGCGCTGGTGCGCGCCGACGCGCGCACCCAGGAGGATGCGCAGGCCTTCCTGCACGCCGCTTGCCAGGCGGCGCGCGAGGCCCGGCTGCCCGGGCTGGACGAGGTCTTCCTGTTTCCGCCCATTCCCATGACCATCCAGCGCGTGGCCAATGTCGAACGCGCGCAGATGCTGCTCGAGAGCGTGGACCGCATGGCGCTGCAGCGCTTCCTGCATGCCTGGCAGCCGCTGCTGCACCAGCTGCGCGCCCAGCCCGTGCACCGGCCGCTGGTGCGCTGGCTCGTCGACGTCGACCCTCTAGCGATCTGAACGGCCGCGGTCAAGCGCCTGCTGACGCCGTGGCTATGGCGTTGCACAGGCCCGGGCAAAGCGGCATTGTCGTTGTCTGGTGGGCGCGCCGCGGGTCCTCTGCGGCGCGCGCCCCTGCTGGAGCCCATAACTATGAAGACCCTCAATCGCCCCTTCGCGCGCCTGGCCCTGTACGCCGCAGCGCTCACCCTGGCCGCCTGCACGACCGCACCGCCGCGCGAGCCGGGCGCCATGCCCGCCATGGCGCAGGCTGCGCCGTCCACGATCGCAGTGCAGCCCGCGGCGGCCGCCCCCGCCCCGGCCGGCCTTCCCCATGTGGTGGTGCTGGCCACGGGCGGCACCATTGCCGGCGCCGGCGCCTCGGCCACGAGCAGCGCCACCTACCAGGCGGCCAAGGTGCCGGTGGACCAGTTGCTCGCCGGCCTGCCCGAGCTTG is a genomic window containing:
- the priA gene encoding replication restart helicase PriA, producing the protein MTALFPVQIALQMPAHSAVGHLLTYAAGARLAPGTLVRVPLGRREVLGVVWDDNDSCGTAPGEAPAQALPEGTQLRAVSAVLDGIAPLPDAWRRLVAFAARYYQRSCGEIAMAALPPQLRELTPEQLARRLKPSKAAAPAAAAAGAAAPLVALSAEQEAVVAQIAAGSADRRPFLLYGSTGSGKTEVYLRCVQAALDADPQAQALVMVPEINLTPQLESRFVERFAPQYGAAAVVSMHSGMTGPQRLRSWLAAHTGQARIVLGTRMSVFASLPGLKVIVVDEEHDASYKQQEGARYSARDLAIWRARAHGAQIILGSATPSLESWHASRPATPQDPGGRYLRLHMPSRIGSAALPRVRLVDMTQQPKRAVFSPPLLAAITERVQRGEQSLVLLNRRGFAPVLYCADCEWKSDCPHCSAHQVFHKNDRTLRCHHCGFTQRVPPACPSCGNPDILPLGKGTEQLEEELVRLLRNVQRPDHAPARVARIDADTTKTKGSLEAQLAQMHSGDIDVLVGTQMVAKGHDFRRITLVAAVQPDNALFSNDYRAAERLFCLLMQAAGRAGRDAGYLQAQGSRAEMWIQTRDPQHAVFTALRSHDYPSFAAQQLREREDAGMPPFAYQALVRADARTQEDAQAFLHAACQAAREARLPGLDEVFLFPPIPMTIQRVANVERAQMLLESVDRMALQRFLHAWQPLLHQLRAQPVHRPLVRWLVDVDPLAI